CTCCACCATGGCGGCCCCGGCTCAAAAactctctccatctcaacccCTGGCGTCACCCCCCTCGTCTCCGGAACGCACACAGCACACCACCCGAACAAAAAAGCATTCACTCCACAAAAGATAACCCATGTATACCAACCTGCCAGCGTAAGGAGAAATGGGGTACAGACAGCATTCACAATCTGAAACACCCACTGCGCGCACGTCGTGATTGCGCAGCAGCTCGTGCTGAGGTGCGGAGGAAAAATCTCCGCGCAAAAGTTCCACGCGATTGGGCCGTGTCCGAttccgaagaagaaggcgaaagtGTAGACGGCCAGGAGGGCAATTGtgcttgttgttgctggggcTGTGGAGGTACCTCTTGGGGCAGTTTGTTGGTGCTCGAGGCGTCGCACGCAGAATGCCAGCACGGCGAACGATACAGCGCACACGGCTGTGCAGAGGAGCAGCCAGAACCGGTGGCCCTTGATGCGGACGAAGCAGAACATGAAGCCGAAGGCGGCGCCGAGCTTTACGAGCCCAAATGTCCCCGTTAGGAAGAGCGAGGCGGAGGTCGAGGTGAACCCTGCGCTGGCGAAGATGGTGGGCGCGTAGAAGTTCAGTGCGTTTGATCCGCTCAGTGCCGTTACGGCCATCAGACCCACGCCGCAGAAGAGCCGTCGGCGAAGATTCGCACTGCTAGCGAGGGCCTCGTATAGTCCCTCCCTCTGCTTCACAGGCGTATCATCATCCGCAGGAGCAAGAAGGCTCCCCTGGCAGCACGCCTCGACTTCGAGGGCAAGGGCTTCCGACTGACATGGACCCTCCTCCCCTCGTAACCACTC
This sequence is a window from Aspergillus puulaauensis MK2 DNA, chromosome 6, nearly complete sequence. Protein-coding genes within it:
- a CDS encoding uncharacterized protein (COG:G;~EggNog:ENOG410PFKH;~InterPro:IPR005829,IPR005828,IPR003663,IPR036259, IPR020846;~PFAM:PF00083,PF07690;~TransMembrane:11 (n8-20c32/33o56-72i84-102o114-133i145-170o182-200i277-295o315-337i344-367o387-411i423-445o451-472i);~go_component: GO:0016020 - membrane [Evidence IEA];~go_component: GO:0016021 - integral component of membrane [Evidence IEA];~go_function: GO:0022857 - transmembrane transporter activity [Evidence IEA];~go_process: GO:0055085 - transmembrane transport [Evidence IEA]), with the translated sequence MSSKNLYLATALACTTACMFGYGTGYIGGVLALPSFTHYFALDALPPKSHAAAESFTISLWLLGALLGVLAANPVCSQLGRQKALTLCATTYTLSAILQSAPPAHSLIVFNAGRLLNGLGVGVGTLATPIYIAEIATPRVKGMLLAAWQVSMQAAALVGFWGAYVAHMLIGDGVHWQWRLPVLFQVVFGAILVVASLGVLPESPVWLGAVSRRDECRGVLEWLRGEEGPCQSEALALEVEACCQGSLLAPADDDTPVKQREGLYEALASSANLRRRLFCGVGLMAVTALSGSNALNFYAPTIFASAGFTSTSASLFLTGTFGLVKLGAAFGFMFCFVRIKGHRFWLLLCTAVCAVSFAVLAFCVRRLEHQQTAPRGTSTAPATTSTIALLAVYTFAFFFGIGHGPIAWNFCAEIFPPHLSTSCCAITTCAQWVFQIVNAVCTPFLLTLAGWYTWVIFCGVNAFLFGWCAVCVPETRGVTPGVEMERVFEPGPPWWRAMQGDENQAGDWEREPLLGERGGGI